The Plectropomus leopardus isolate mb chromosome 7, YSFRI_Pleo_2.0, whole genome shotgun sequence genome window below encodes:
- the utp11 gene encoding probable U3 small nucleolar RNA-associated protein 11, which yields MSSFRKALKSRQRNHHERSQPGFRKHLGLLEKKKDYKLRADDYHKKQNTLAALRKKALDKNPDEFYYSMINSQLQDGVHVAKKANEEVEMTEEQKKVMRTQDIKYVEMKRVAEAKKIERLKGELHLLDAGSKQKNKHTFFVDSKNEVESFDLATHLSTAPELVDRVYNRPTLTSLETKSIQGGVEPDRIEMLAKQRNHQYKILSQRIDREKKMFVIAQKIQTRKDLQDKNKKVKVKKETTSSAAIYKFEAKRKR from the exons ATGTCGTCGTTCAGGAAAGCGTTGAAATCCCGACAGAGAAACCACCACGAGAGATCTCAG CCTGGTTTCAGGAAACATTTGGGATTGctggagaagaagaaagactACAAACTCCGTGCAGA TGACTAtcacaagaaacaaaacactcTTGCTGCTCTGCGAAAGAAAGCTCTGGATAAGAACCCAGATGAGTTTTACTACAGCATGATCAACTCCCAGCTGCAG GATGGAGTTCACGTAGCAAAGAAAGCAAATGAGGAGGTGGAGATGACAGAGGAGCAGAAGAAAGTGATGAGAACACAGGATATCAAATACGTGGAGATGAAAAGGGTTGCAGAGGCTAAA aaaattgAAAGGCTTAAGGGAGAGCTCCATCTCCTGGACGCaggcagcaaacagaaaaacaagcacacatTTTTTGTGGATTCCAAGAATGAAg tggagtcatttgacctggcaACCCACCTGAGCACAGCTCCTGAGCTGGTGGACCGAGTGTACAACAGACCAACTCTCACGAGTCTGGAGACTAAGAGCATCCAGGGAGGTGTGGAGCCTGACAGAATAGAG ATGTTGGCCAAGCAGAGGAACCACCAGTACAAGATCCTTTCCCAGAGGATTGACAgggagaagaaaatgtttgtgatcGCCCAGAAGATTCAGACACGCAAGGACCTGCAG GATAAGAACAAGAAAGTAAAGGTGAAAAAGGAGACAACCAGTTCTGCAGCTATCTACAAGTTTGAGGCCAAGAGGAAACGCTGA